The following coding sequences lie in one Epinephelus lanceolatus isolate andai-2023 chromosome 24, ASM4190304v1, whole genome shotgun sequence genomic window:
- the pwp2h gene encoding PWP2 small subunit processome component, with translation MKFAYRFSNLLGAVYRQGNLSFSKDGNAVISPVGNRVSVFDLKNNTSETLPISTTKNITCVGLSPDGNLAIIVDEDGSALLVSLITRAVLHHFHFHKPVSSIRFSPDGRKFVVTKENVALMYHAPGKQREFNAFVLDKSYYGPYDETTCIDWTDDSKCFVVGSKDMSSWVFGAERWANLIYYSLGGHKDVIMGCFFEKDSLDLYTVSQDGTLCVWESDTELDGLVLTKSRDKPKPPRQGDEDEEEDVQEIRTEGEEGEVIRGKAEAPKEKKTKNVRFKQSSKHFFNKEGDFNNLTAAAYHKPTHILVTGFASGIFHLHELPEFNLIHSLSISDQRIASVAINSSGDWIGFGCSGMGQLLVWEWQSESYVFKQQGHFNNMASLAYSPDGQYIATGGDDGKVKVWNTNSGLCFVTFTEHTSSITNVTFTSSGFVIVSASLDGTVRAFDLHRYRNFRTFTSPRPAQFSSLAVDVSGELVSAGAQDSFEIFLWSMQTGRLLEVLGGHEGPVSCLFFSPVQSILASASWDCTVRLWDMLDSWQVKETLTLTSDGLAVTYRPDGQELAVATLNGEISFWNPQTATQTGSVAGRHDLEMGRKETDKITAKQSAKGKSFTSLCYSADGESILAGGQSKFVCIYNVKEQILMKKFEISCNLSFDAMEEFLDRRKMTEFGSLALVDEGAGDGDGVNISLPGVRRGDMSSRHFKPEIKVSSLRFSPTGRSWAATTTEGLLVYSLDGSLVFDPYDLDLDVTPASIRKQLRLKEWVSAIVLAFRLNEKALKQEVLESVPHEQIPVVCGSLPDIYIEKLLGFVAASLEKSGHLQFYMTWAQSLLMLHGQKLKNRSGAILPTLQALQKSIQRHFDNLSKLCDFNMYNIRYAVALSKQRGVKRPAEEDEGEEENDDEELSEEMSMASLEDAELML, from the exons ATGAAGTTTGCCTATAGG TTTTCCAATTTGCTCGGAGCAGTCTATCGTCAGGGAAATTTGAGTTTCTCCAAAGATGGCAACGCTGTGATCAGTCCGGTTGGAAACAGAGTCTCTGTGTTTGACCTGAAAAA CAACACATCTGAGACGTTACCTATCTCCACTACTAAAAACATAACATGTGTTGGTCTCTCTCCTGATGGGAACTTAGCAATCATAGTGGATGAAG atGGCTCAGCATTGTTGGTCAGTCTCATCACCCGAGCCGTCCTCCATCATTTCCACTTTCACAAGCCTGTCAGCAGTATCCGCTTCTCACCTGATGGCAG GAAGTTTGTCGTCACGAAGGAAAACGTAGCTCTGATGTACCACGCTCCTGGAAAGCAGCGAGAGTTTAATGCCTTTGTTTTGGATAAAAGCTACTACGGTCCCTACGATGAAACCACCTGCATCGACTGGACGGACGACTCCAA GTGTTTTGTGGTGGGCAGCAAAGACATGTCATCGTGGGTTTTTGGTGCAGAGCGCTGGGCCAACCTCATCTACTACTCCCTGGGTGGGCACAAGGACGTCATCATGGGATGTTTCTTTGAAAAGGACAGCTTAGAT CTGTACACAGTGAGCCAGGACGGGACGCTGTGTGTCTGGGAGAGCGACACCGAGCTGGATGGCCTCGTCCTGACAAAAAGTCGGGACAAACCAAAGCCCCCGAGGCAGGGGGacgaagatgaggaggaggatgtgcaGGAGATCAGGACAGagggagaagagggagaggtgATCAGAGGGAAAGCTGAAGCTCCCAAAGAGAAGAAGACCAAAAATGTTCGATTCAAGCAGAGCAGCAA ACACTTCTTCAACAAGGAGGGGGATTTTAACAACTTGACAGCCGCCGCCTATCACAAGCCAACTCACATCTTGGTCACAGGTTTTGCCTCTGGAATCTTTCACCTGCACGAACTTCCAGAGTTTAACCTCATTCACTCGCTAAG TATTTCTGACCAGAGAATTGCCTCAGTGGCTATAAACAGCTCTGGAGACTGGATCGGCTTTGGCTGCTCAG GGATGGGTCAGCTGCTGGTGTGGGAGTGGCAGAGCGAGTCGTACGTCTTCAAGCAGCAGGGACACTTTAACAACATGGCCTCGCTGGCTTACTCACCAGATGGACAGTATATCGCAACAGGAGGGGACGATGGCAAG GTCAAAGTGTGGAACACCAACAGCGGCCTTTGCTTCGTCACCTTCACAGAGCACACCAGCAGCATCACCAACGTCACCTTCACCTCTAGCGGCTTCGTCATCGTCAGCGCTTCTCTGGATGGGACGGTCAGAGCATTCGACCTGCACAG GTACAGAAACTTCAGGACATTCACATCACCTCGTCCTGCGCAGTTCTCCTCCCTCGCTGTAGATGTCAGCGGAGAGCTGGTGAGCGCAGGAGCTCAGGATTCCTTTGAGATCTTTCTGTGGTCCATGCAGACGGGCAGACTCCTGGAG GTCCTTGGGGGCCACGAGGGCCCAGTCAGCTGTCTGTTTTTCAGTCCAGTGCAGTCCATCCTGGCCAGCGCCTCATGGGATTGCACCGTCCGGCTGTGGGACATGTTGGACAGCTGGCAGGTCAAAGAAACACTTACCCTCACGTCTGATG GTTTGGCAGTGACGTATCGCCCTGATGGTCAAGAGTTGGCTGTGGCCACTCTGAACGGTGAGATCTCTTTCTGGAACCCTCAAACAGCCACACAAACCGGCTCCGTGGCCGGACGCCATGACCTGGAGATGGGCCGTAAAGAGACAGATAAAATCACAGCCAAGCAGTCTGCGAAGGGAAA GTCCTTCACGTCGCTGTGCTACTCTGCAGACGGGGAGTCGATTTTGGCAGGAGGTCAGTCCAAGTTTGTCTGCATCTACAACGTGAAGGAGCAGATACTCATGAAGAAGTTTGAGATCTCCTGCAACCTGTCCTTTGATGCCATGGAG GAGTTCCTGGACCGACGGAAGATGACTGAGTTTGGCAGCCTGGCTCTGGTGGACGAGGGAGCTGGAGACGGAGACGGGGTCAATATCAGCCTCCCTGGAGTTAGGAGAG GTGATATGAGTTCTCGACACTTCAAGCCAGAGATCAAAGTGAGCTCGCTGCGGTTCTCCCCTACTG GTCGTAGCTGGGCGGCCACCACCACAGAGGGTCTTCTGGTCTACTCCCTTGATGGCTCTCTGGTCTTTGACCCCTATGACCTGGACCTGGATGTGACGCCGGCCAGCATACGTAAGCAGCTGCGGCTCAAGGAGTGGGTGTCGGCCATCGTCCTGGCGTTCAGACTCAATGAAAAAGCtctcaaacaggaagtgctggaATCAGTGCCACATGAGCAAA tcCCAGTAGTTTGTGGCTCTCTTCCTGACATTTACATTGAGAAGCTGCTGGGCTTCGTGGCAGCGAGTTTGGAGAAGTCAGGTCACCTGCAGTTCTACATGACGTGGGCCCAGAGCCTGCTCATGCTGCATGGACAGAAACTCAAGAACAG GTCAGGAGCCATACTGCCCACTCTCCAGGCGCTGCAGAAGAGCATCCAGAGACACTTTGACAACCTGTCCAAATT GTGTGACTTTAACATGTACAACATTCGCTACGCGGTGGCCTTGTCGAAGCAGAGGGGCGTAAAGAGACCAGCAGAGGAGGacgagggggaggaggagaatgaTGATGAAGAGTTGTCTGAGGAGATGAGCATGGCCTCCTTGGAGGATGCAGAATTGATGCTGTAG
- the pjvk gene encoding pejvakin isoform X1: protein MFAAATKNFVKQVGDTGRLIPVPSLSEADRYQPLSLVTRKRMRHFWKKNKYASTPFSLKDILVGEKEITAGVSSYQLLNYEDKSDIALNGRLGNHLINDVGFKISGSDSVAVKASFGIVTKHELEVPTLLRELNSRKVDLDHCLVRQSKESGRSILCVVVESIRTTRQCSLTVHAGMRGTTMRFQIDDGRNPKGRDKAIVIPAHTTIAFSIYELFVRLDGRLDICVAPESQGGFEREQIREQLGGFIGHFSMGRLRRFLSGIIYGNPFRADNQTFEELTHSDTYMDDMVTDYYEKAASMTDMSTAYLRESSHTRVNLLKHNIPKGPCALCGMGNHRRETVYGCLECTSGGQKYVRLHVVPCFDLWHKTLR from the exons atgtttgcagcAGCCACTAAGAACTTTGTGAAGCAGGTTGGGGACACGGGGAGGTTGATACCCGTCCCCAGCCTGAGCGAGGCCGACCGCTATCAGCCGCTCAGCTTGGTCACCAGGAAGAGAATGAGACATTTCTGGAAGAAGAACAAGTACGCCTCGACCCCGTTCTCACTGAAAGATATCCTGGTGGGGGAGAAAGAGATCACAGCAG GAGTGTCGTCATATCAGCTCCTCAACTACGAGGACAAATCTGACATCGCCCTCAACGGTCGATTAGGAAACCACCTCATCAACGATGTGGGGTTCAAGATCAGTGGGTCAGACTCTGTGGCCGTCAAAGCCTCCTTTGGCATTGTGACCAAACATGAGCTTGAGGTGCCCACATTACTGCGAGAGCTCAACTCCAG GAAAGTGGATCTGGATCACTGCCTGGTTCGTCAGTCCAAGGAGAGTGGTCGGAGCATTCTCTGTGTGGTCGTGGAGAGCATCCGCACCACACGTCAGTGCTCTCTGACCGTCCACGCTGGGATGAGAGGGACCACCATGAGg TTTCAGATCGACGATGGCAGGAACCCCAAAGGTCGAGACAAGGCCATCGTCATCCCAGCTCACACCACCATTGCCTTCAGCATCTATGAGCTCTTTGTTCGCCTGGACGGGCGACTTG ATATTTGTGTAGCCCCGGAGTCTCAAGGTGGATTTGAGCGGGAGCAGATCAGGGAGCAGCTCGGCGGTTTCATTGGTCACTTCTCCATGGGTCGACTGCGCCGCTTCCTGTCAGGAATCATCTATGGAAACCCCTTCAGAGCAG ATAATCAAACATTCGAGGAGCTCACCCACTCTGACACCTACATGGACGACATGGTTACAGACTACTACGAGAAAGCCGCCAGCATGACGGACATGTCCACTGCCTACCTGAGAGAGAGCTCCCACACACGGGTCAACCTCCTCAAACACAACATCCCCAAAGGGCCCTGTGCACTCTGCGGCATGGGCAACCATAGGCGGGAAACTGTTTACGGCTGTCTGGAGTGCACGAGTGGGGGCCAGAAATATGTCCGGCTGCATGTGGTGCCCTGTTTCGACCTGTGGCACAAAACTCtgaggtaa
- the pjvk gene encoding pejvakin isoform X2 — MFAAATKNFVKQVGDTGRLIPVPSLSEADRYQPLSLVTRKRMRHFWKKNKYASTPFSLKDILVGEKEITAGVSSYQLLNYEDKSDIALNGRLGNHLINDVGFKISGSDSVAVKASFGIVTKHELEVPTLLRELNSRKVDLDHCLVRQSKESGRSILCVVVESIRTTRQCSLTVHAGMRGTTMRFQIDDGRNPKGRDKAIVIPAHTTIAFSIYELFVRLDGRLDNQTFEELTHSDTYMDDMVTDYYEKAASMTDMSTAYLRESSHTRVNLLKHNIPKGPCALCGMGNHRRETVYGCLECTSGGQKYVRLHVVPCFDLWHKTLR; from the exons atgtttgcagcAGCCACTAAGAACTTTGTGAAGCAGGTTGGGGACACGGGGAGGTTGATACCCGTCCCCAGCCTGAGCGAGGCCGACCGCTATCAGCCGCTCAGCTTGGTCACCAGGAAGAGAATGAGACATTTCTGGAAGAAGAACAAGTACGCCTCGACCCCGTTCTCACTGAAAGATATCCTGGTGGGGGAGAAAGAGATCACAGCAG GAGTGTCGTCATATCAGCTCCTCAACTACGAGGACAAATCTGACATCGCCCTCAACGGTCGATTAGGAAACCACCTCATCAACGATGTGGGGTTCAAGATCAGTGGGTCAGACTCTGTGGCCGTCAAAGCCTCCTTTGGCATTGTGACCAAACATGAGCTTGAGGTGCCCACATTACTGCGAGAGCTCAACTCCAG GAAAGTGGATCTGGATCACTGCCTGGTTCGTCAGTCCAAGGAGAGTGGTCGGAGCATTCTCTGTGTGGTCGTGGAGAGCATCCGCACCACACGTCAGTGCTCTCTGACCGTCCACGCTGGGATGAGAGGGACCACCATGAGg TTTCAGATCGACGATGGCAGGAACCCCAAAGGTCGAGACAAGGCCATCGTCATCCCAGCTCACACCACCATTGCCTTCAGCATCTATGAGCTCTTTGTTCGCCTGGACGGGCGACTTG ATAATCAAACATTCGAGGAGCTCACCCACTCTGACACCTACATGGACGACATGGTTACAGACTACTACGAGAAAGCCGCCAGCATGACGGACATGTCCACTGCCTACCTGAGAGAGAGCTCCCACACACGGGTCAACCTCCTCAAACACAACATCCCCAAAGGGCCCTGTGCACTCTGCGGCATGGGCAACCATAGGCGGGAAACTGTTTACGGCTGTCTGGAGTGCACGAGTGGGGGCCAGAAATATGTCCGGCTGCATGTGGTGCCCTGTTTCGACCTGTGGCACAAAACTCtgaggtaa